Proteins found in one Planctomycetes bacterium MalM25 genomic segment:
- a CDS encoding Sulfotransferase domain protein, which yields MATASSSSWSSETHRRRRRLRIPIAASHHVTRWLAVRFPGTFPLLFVYGYPKSGTSWASQLIADALRLPYPQHSVLPIGFEAVQQTHASYSPANQRAAYVMRDGRDVMVSLYFHLIANRERSGNAARYRSIAGLGSPDQIHELMPEFIQGQASKPFSSSVNWAEHVSSRLDANANCPVLRYEDLLSDGVRALQLTLEAFSSREALGGAAAAAINRFDFGKTTGRERGQSDPSSFLRSGRQGEWIKYFSREAAEVFDRHFGEVLVESGYAAGRDWVSEHSESIVNTRSA from the coding sequence ATGGCGACCGCGTCATCCTCAAGTTGGTCATCAGAGACGCATCGCAGAAGGCGAAGGCTGCGAATTCCCATCGCGGCATCTCACCACGTGACCAGATGGCTCGCGGTGAGATTCCCAGGAACCTTTCCGCTGCTGTTCGTTTACGGGTACCCAAAGAGCGGGACCTCCTGGGCCTCACAACTCATCGCGGACGCTCTACGGCTACCGTACCCGCAGCATTCGGTTCTCCCAATCGGGTTTGAGGCGGTTCAACAAACCCATGCCAGCTACTCTCCTGCTAATCAACGCGCAGCGTACGTAATGCGAGACGGGCGTGATGTCATGGTGTCTCTCTACTTCCACCTCATCGCCAATCGTGAGCGGAGCGGCAACGCGGCTCGTTACAGGAGCATAGCGGGACTCGGATCACCCGATCAGATCCACGAGCTCATGCCCGAATTCATTCAAGGGCAGGCTAGCAAGCCTTTCTCATCATCTGTCAACTGGGCAGAACACGTCTCGTCTCGTCTCGACGCCAACGCGAACTGCCCGGTCCTGAGGTATGAAGACCTGCTTTCCGATGGTGTTCGTGCGTTGCAGCTGACCCTTGAAGCATTCAGCTCCAGGGAAGCTCTCGGAGGGGCAGCTGCGGCTGCGATTAATCGCTTCGATTTCGGTAAGACTACAGGGCGAGAACGCGGCCAGAGCGACCCCAGCTCATTTTTAAGGAGCGGGCGTCAAGGGGAATGGATAAAGTACTTCTCAAGGGAGGCCGCCGAGGTATTTGATCGGCACTTCGGCGAGGTCTTGGTCGAGAGTGGGTACGCTGCAGGGCGTGATTGGGTTAGTGAACACTCCGAGTCGATCGTGAATACGAGATCTGCTTGA
- a CDS encoding O-Antigen ligase: MPATARTPPITHRLPSRTATWTAGLPHRAIELGLFFVLCEAFLRRVFPLYSVHILAAKFAFFPALYCLFFSNLERGVARGGLPLTALAWLAWGIVLSAIGALTSPATHAIGVLVNCAFAPLAFLGAAYYRDADSVRSLLSKLTIFGACAGLFALFQSQLPASHWLNASMDLESGTVGRGGFTRVASFFQHCNVFASFVSLGLIAGLGWSSMAKSKSEQTYATFCMVVLYAGGIVSGSRMATLGGIAILVASLLLLRQHTSRTVQMALRGLLLVCLAAALSPAAFDVIAQASGSRSFQTNSTDDSLIDRVRDMYLGSNFSEAWRESGLFGCGWGPYTMGASRYAETLTQESISRIAEVESGYSIIQVQTGLIGLLIFLLLNGVLVLRGVLRKQAHAWLMGALAVWSLIGSLPLSLLEIPVLAIPWWLLLGIAASSPRTVPSQISSARHRQTESERP; this comes from the coding sequence ATGCCTGCCACCGCCAGGACCCCGCCGATAACTCATAGGTTGCCTAGTCGCACAGCAACTTGGACTGCCGGACTACCCCACAGAGCAATCGAGCTTGGGCTGTTCTTTGTTCTCTGCGAAGCGTTCCTGAGACGTGTCTTCCCCTTATACAGCGTCCATATACTCGCAGCGAAGTTCGCGTTCTTCCCTGCGTTGTACTGCCTGTTCTTCTCGAATCTTGAACGTGGCGTGGCTCGTGGCGGCCTCCCCCTTACCGCATTGGCATGGCTTGCCTGGGGCATCGTACTGTCTGCAATCGGGGCACTGACCTCACCCGCTACCCACGCGATTGGCGTGCTCGTTAATTGCGCCTTTGCACCTCTGGCTTTCTTAGGGGCTGCATACTACCGCGATGCTGATTCCGTACGCTCCCTATTGAGCAAGCTAACGATCTTTGGCGCTTGCGCTGGTCTGTTTGCCTTGTTTCAATCTCAACTGCCTGCCTCGCACTGGCTTAATGCCTCGATGGACCTCGAGTCGGGCACTGTGGGCCGGGGCGGGTTCACGCGGGTGGCTTCTTTCTTCCAGCACTGCAATGTTTTCGCTAGCTTTGTTTCACTGGGATTGATAGCCGGTCTGGGATGGTCGAGCATGGCCAAGTCGAAATCGGAACAGACGTACGCCACTTTCTGCATGGTAGTTCTGTACGCGGGCGGCATCGTTAGCGGAAGCCGAATGGCAACCTTAGGAGGAATTGCCATCCTGGTTGCCTCCCTACTACTCTTGCGACAACATACTAGCCGAACCGTTCAGATGGCACTTCGTGGGCTGTTGCTAGTTTGCCTTGCGGCTGCTCTTTCGCCGGCCGCTTTCGACGTCATAGCACAGGCCTCTGGATCACGGTCGTTCCAAACGAACTCCACCGACGATTCGCTTATCGATCGAGTCCGCGATATGTATCTCGGTTCCAACTTCTCTGAAGCGTGGCGGGAATCGGGCCTGTTTGGTTGTGGTTGGGGGCCCTACACGATGGGGGCGAGCCGATACGCCGAGACCCTGACTCAGGAATCAATCAGCCGTATCGCAGAGGTTGAAAGTGGCTATTCCATCATCCAAGTTCAGACGGGATTGATCGGTCTGCTGATCTTCCTGCTACTGAACGGCGTTCTAGTACTCCGCGGCGTGCTACGCAAGCAAGCACATGCGTGGCTGATGGGGGCCCTAGCGGTTTGGTCCCTGATCGGCAGTCTACCCTTATCCTTGCTAGAAATCCCGGTTCTTGCGATTCCGTGGTGGTTGCTACTCGGCATTGCCGCGAGCTCGCCCCGAACCGTTCCTTCTCAGATATCATCCGCCCGCCACCGTCAAACAGAAAGTGAGCGACCATGA
- the mshA_2 gene encoding D-inositol 3-phosphate glycosyltransferase — translation MNVAINAVAVHRGGGLTVMHGLMEGLQRSAASVKVHAVVSDRHAYESLSRSFGCEFVHRVLPGAGAARRLLWQNVRLGKWLERLSPDVILSINHYAHRVPFPQVVYHLNLLRFIQDDRPASFFAMATDRLRDALAHKALKAAEANVFESDYLRQAAHASVPSEIRKSRVIYIGLPDHLVTEANQSHDYNSAQLTAITSPALHKDNATLVRALADLVSNEPTHDWRLEVAGGANPGVWSAEQELAKNLGVADRIQWHGFCDPDKLTRLLNRSVCLVSASRVESFAMVALEAMARGCPPVVCDRTAMPESVGEAGLVVPAGDASAMSQAVLRLANNRKERHRYSMLGQQHAERSRWSNAGAQFYELFNEIPPARAAVA, via the coding sequence ATGAACGTTGCAATCAACGCCGTGGCAGTACACCGAGGCGGTGGGCTTACGGTCATGCACGGCTTGATGGAGGGCCTACAAAGATCCGCTGCGTCGGTCAAAGTCCATGCTGTGGTAAGCGATCGGCACGCTTATGAGTCTCTTTCGAGAAGCTTTGGCTGTGAATTCGTGCATCGCGTTCTGCCAGGTGCTGGGGCGGCTAGACGCTTGCTATGGCAAAACGTGCGTTTAGGAAAATGGCTCGAACGGCTGTCCCCTGACGTGATCCTCAGCATCAATCACTATGCTCACCGTGTACCATTCCCTCAGGTCGTGTACCACTTGAACCTGCTTAGGTTTATTCAGGACGACCGGCCAGCCTCATTCTTCGCGATGGCGACCGATCGGCTGCGCGACGCACTCGCGCACAAGGCCCTCAAGGCAGCTGAGGCGAATGTCTTCGAGTCCGACTACTTGCGGCAGGCGGCCCACGCTTCCGTCCCTAGCGAGATACGCAAGAGCCGAGTCATCTACATCGGCCTGCCTGATCACCTAGTCACCGAAGCCAATCAATCCCATGACTACAACTCTGCGCAGCTTACGGCGATCACCAGCCCGGCTCTTCACAAGGACAACGCGACATTAGTCCGGGCCTTGGCTGACCTGGTATCGAACGAGCCCACGCATGATTGGCGGCTCGAAGTAGCAGGGGGAGCGAACCCCGGGGTCTGGAGTGCGGAACAGGAACTTGCCAAGAACCTTGGAGTTGCGGATCGAATCCAGTGGCATGGATTCTGCGACCCAGACAAGCTCACTCGGCTGCTCAACCGATCGGTCTGCCTTGTTTCCGCCAGCCGAGTTGAGTCGTTCGCGATGGTCGCCCTAGAGGCGATGGCTCGGGGCTGCCCGCCGGTCGTCTGCGACCGCACCGCCATGCCAGAAAGCGTGGGTGAAGCCGGCCTAGTTGTGCCCGCTGGTGATGCATCCGCTATGAGCCAGGCCGTTCTCCGGCTAGCAAACAACCGTAAAGAACGCCATCGCTACTCGATGCTTGGCCAACAGCACGCTGAGCGCAGCCGTTGGTCGAATGCAGGAGCCCAGTTCTATGAGCTGTTTAATGAAATACCTCCTGCCCGCGCAGCCGTCGCCTAA